The Chitinophagales bacterium genome window below encodes:
- a CDS encoding aminodeoxychorismate/anthranilate synthase component II yields the protein MVLLIDNYDSFTYNLVDYISQLGKQCIVVRNDEKTIEEIDKLNFESIVISPGPCTPAESGITNKLIEKYHTTTPILGICLGHQALGQFFGAELVKANKPMHGKVSKINVNSKHYLFKNLSTEIAVMRYHSLVLKNVVQPIEVLATTKNNEIMAIAHNTLPLAGLQFHPESILSKEGLIVLRNWFEYVGGE from the coding sequence ATGGTTTTACTTATAGATAACTACGATTCTTTTACCTATAATTTGGTAGATTATATCAGCCAATTAGGAAAGCAATGTATAGTAGTTAGAAATGATGAAAAAACCATTGAAGAGATTGATAAATTGAATTTTGAAAGTATTGTTATTTCTCCGGGACCATGCACACCGGCAGAATCGGGAATAACTAATAAATTAATAGAAAAATACCACACTACTACACCTATTTTGGGAATCTGTTTAGGACATCAAGCATTGGGTCAGTTTTTTGGTGCAGAGTTAGTAAAAGCCAATAAACCGATGCACGGTAAGGTGTCTAAAATTAATGTAAATAGTAAGCATTATTTATTTAAAAATTTATCAACAGAAATAGCAGTAATGCGTTACCATTCTTTGGTTTTAAAAAATGTAGTTCAGCCAATAGAAGTGCTTGCTACTACAAAAAATAACGAGATTATGGCTATAGCACATAATACGCTTCCATTGGCAGGCTTACAGTTTCATCCAGAGTCAATATTAAGTAAAGAAGGCTTAATAGTACTTAGAAATTGGTTTGAGTATGTGGGTGGTGAGTAG
- the dcm gene encoding DNA (cytosine-5-)-methyltransferase encodes MKEYLTLAETAELIGKSKETLRRWDNDGILNAVREPVSNYRVYKKSDVQALLGNFFEELTIDEVSNFIQPNNEYSVLELFAGAGGLALGLEKAGLKCIALNEIDKWACETLRKNRPNWNVLEGDIKTFNFDKYKGKVDVVTGGFPCQAFSYAGKKLGLEDARGTLFYEFARVVKEVQPAVCIGENVRGLLSHDKGKTLDGMVSILDEIGYKVVPVQVLKAIHYKVPQKRERLVLVGVRKDIDIKFEYPKPHKKIYNLKDALKKGELFDCNVPKSKGAKYPEYKKQVLDLVPPKGYWRDLPVEIQKEYMGGSFYLGGGKTGMARRIGWDEPSLTLTCSPAQKQTERCHPDETRPFTVREYARIQTFPDDWEFAGSMAQQYKQIGNAVPVNLGIEIGYSVVKLLNDLYSLSKPR; translated from the coding sequence ATGAAAGAATATTTAACATTAGCAGAAACAGCAGAACTTATTGGTAAAAGTAAAGAAACATTGCGAAGATGGGATAATGATGGGATTTTAAATGCTGTAAGAGAACCTGTTTCTAACTATCGGGTGTATAAAAAATCTGATGTTCAAGCATTGTTGGGCAATTTTTTTGAGGAGTTAACTATAGATGAAGTATCTAACTTTATTCAACCCAATAATGAATATTCTGTATTAGAATTGTTTGCTGGGGCAGGAGGATTAGCTCTTGGCTTAGAAAAAGCAGGATTAAAATGTATTGCTCTAAATGAAATAGATAAATGGGCTTGTGAAACGCTACGAAAAAACCGCCCGAATTGGAATGTTTTGGAAGGAGATATAAAGACATTTAACTTTGATAAGTACAAAGGTAAAGTTGATGTGGTTACAGGAGGATTTCCTTGTCAGGCATTTAGTTATGCGGGTAAAAAATTAGGTTTAGAGGATGCCAGAGGAACACTTTTTTATGAATTTGCAAGAGTGGTTAAAGAAGTTCAGCCTGCTGTTTGCATAGGCGAAAATGTCCGTGGACTTTTAAGCCATGATAAAGGGAAAACATTAGATGGAATGGTGTCAATTCTTGATGAAATTGGTTATAAAGTAGTTCCTGTTCAAGTGTTGAAAGCTATACATTATAAAGTGCCTCAAAAAAGAGAACGGTTGGTTTTGGTTGGGGTAAGAAAAGATATTGATATTAAATTTGAATATCCAAAACCACACAAGAAAATTTATAATTTAAAAGATGCATTAAAAAAAGGCGAATTGTTTGATTGTAATGTTCCAAAATCAAAAGGAGCAAAATATCCCGAATATAAAAAACAAGTGCTTGATTTAGTGCCTCCCAAAGGCTATTGGAGAGATTTACCTGTTGAAATTCAAAAAGAATATATGGGGGGTAGCTTTTATCTTGGTGGTGGAAAAACGGGAATGGCTCGCAGAATAGGTTGGGATGAACCTTCGCTTACTTTAACTTGTAGTCCTGCTCAAAAACAAACCGAGCGTTGCCACCCTGACGAAACCCGACCTTTTACTGTTAGGGAATATGCCCGAATACAAACGTTTCCCGATGATTGGGAATTTGCAGGCTCTATGGCACAGCAATATAAGCAAATTGGCAATGCAGTGCCAGTTAATTTGGGTATAGAAATAGGTTATTCTGTGGTAAAATTATTGAATGACCTTTACAGTTTATCAAAACCAAGATAA
- a CDS encoding Eco47II family restriction endonuclease — translation MANKYVDFVTDKHFLKCIENLYASYVKAKEKISKKKFYNNKIDTIKLTFDTKFNNIDEESIIETEILRQIDKSINNSIGTFHEQILGGIKGYEIGNLSGFDIKAKDNTLFADIKNKHNTMNSSAAEALFQKLARYANDYKQAKCYWVQILAKGSFNEHWTGDINGKEYSHSRVFKISGDQFYALLSGNKNALYELYQALPTAIDDFMKTADKKQNKSINSALSEIKTETKHSKRSILNQITFENYSYYLGFDKL, via the coding sequence ATGGCAAATAAATATGTTGATTTTGTAACAGACAAACATTTTTTGAAGTGTATTGAAAACTTATATGCATCATACGTGAAAGCCAAAGAAAAAATCTCAAAAAAGAAGTTTTACAATAACAAAATAGACACCATAAAACTAACTTTTGATACTAAATTCAATAATATTGATGAAGAAAGCATTATAGAAACGGAAATTTTACGCCAAATAGATAAATCTATAAATAATTCTATTGGAACATTTCACGAACAAATTCTTGGAGGCATTAAGGGCTACGAAATAGGAAATTTGAGTGGTTTTGATATTAAAGCTAAAGACAACACACTTTTTGCCGATATTAAAAACAAACACAACACAATGAATAGCAGTGCCGCTGAGGCATTATTTCAAAAATTAGCTCGCTATGCAAACGACTATAAACAGGCAAAATGCTATTGGGTACAAATTTTAGCCAAAGGTAGTTTTAACGAACATTGGACAGGCGACATCAACGGAAAAGAATATAGCCACAGCCGAGTTTTTAAGATTTCGGGAGACCAGTTTTATGCACTTTTATCAGGCAACAAAAATGCACTTTATGAACTTTACCAAGCATTACCTACTGCTATTGATGATTTTATGAAAACTGCCGATAAAAAACAAAACAAGTCTATAAACTCCGCACTATCTGAAATAAAAACCGAGACAAAACATTCAAAACGCTCTATTCTTAACCAAATTACTTTTGAAAATTACAGCTATTATCTTGGTTTTGATAAACTGTAA
- the trmB gene encoding tRNA (guanosine(46)-N7)-methyltransferase TrmB, whose translation MGKDKLKRFNELKTFPNFYENLDFTNPALTNYENKIVDLKGKWHTEHFKNNNPITIELACGKGEYTYGLAKKYPKRNFIGVDIKGARIHKGAKEALEENLSNAAYLRTKIEQLDLFFAANEVNEIWIVFSDPFPKDRHAKHRLTHPKFLDLYKKICTKNAVINVKTDSELLFNYTLGVLDGKEMVYEIVERDIYRKGTTVPELTEIQTFYEKMHIADGRNINYVQFKLFQ comes from the coding sequence ATGGGCAAAGACAAGCTAAAACGATTTAACGAATTAAAAACCTTTCCTAATTTTTATGAAAATTTGGATTTTACAAATCCTGCTTTAACCAACTATGAAAATAAAATAGTTGATTTAAAAGGTAAATGGCATACTGAGCATTTTAAAAACAATAATCCTATAACCATAGAATTGGCTTGTGGCAAAGGCGAATACACTTATGGATTGGCAAAAAAATATCCCAAAAGAAATTTTATAGGTGTTGACATAAAAGGAGCAAGAATACATAAAGGAGCCAAAGAGGCTTTAGAAGAAAATTTAAGTAATGCGGCATATTTACGTACTAAAATAGAACAATTAGACTTATTTTTTGCTGCAAATGAAGTAAACGAAATATGGATAGTATTTTCTGACCCTTTTCCTAAAGACCGACATGCCAAACACCGACTAACACACCCTAAGTTTTTAGATTTATACAAAAAAATATGCACCAAGAATGCAGTAATTAATGTAAAAACAGATAGCGAGCTACTTTTTAACTATACACTTGGCGTTTTAGATGGTAAAGAAATGGTTTATGAAATTGTAGAGCGTGATATATATAGGAAAGGAACTACTGTTCCCGAGCTTACAGAAATTCAAACTTTCTACGAAAAAATGCACATAGCAGACGGACGGAATATTAATTATGTACAGTTTAAGTTGTTTCAGTAG